The following proteins come from a genomic window of Deinococcus sp. KSM4-11:
- a CDS encoding NAD(P)/FAD-dependent oxidoreductase yields MPDTCEVAVVGGGPVGLYLGLLLGRAGVEVRVLERRLAVSTHSRAVGLHPPALEGFDEVGGLGRSMADAGIRIRQGVVRGPSGTLGTLSFAGTSATHPYVLALPQRQTETLLEDALVRLAPDVLRRGVTVTGLEQTDRHVDLRVEGTRTPPAVLRARYVVAADGRRSTVREAAGLPFPGRTYAATYLMGDFPDVSAYGPDAVITLSAGGVVESFPLPGDQRRWVAQTPELLPEATPQHLGGIVAQRTGLRVPADEATMLSAFEVRRHLAPGFRAGRVLLAGDAAHEVSPIGGQGMNLGWLDARDLAPRLVAALDGDPLPLRGYGDLRRRSARRAARQAELNMWLGRPLQGPEGQLRERMMAGLLASPASALLARAFTMRGL; encoded by the coding sequence GTGCCTGACACGTGTGAGGTCGCCGTGGTCGGGGGCGGGCCGGTGGGCCTGTACCTCGGGCTGCTGCTCGGCCGGGCGGGGGTGGAGGTGCGCGTGCTGGAACGGCGCCTGGCCGTCAGCACGCATTCCCGCGCGGTAGGCCTCCACCCGCCGGCGCTGGAGGGTTTCGACGAGGTGGGCGGCCTGGGCCGGAGCATGGCCGACGCGGGGATTCGCATCCGCCAGGGCGTGGTGCGCGGTCCGTCGGGCACGCTGGGCACCCTCAGCTTTGCGGGCACGAGTGCCACCCACCCGTACGTGCTGGCGCTGCCGCAGCGGCAGACCGAGACGCTGCTGGAAGACGCCCTCGTCCGGCTGGCTCCAGACGTGCTCCGCCGTGGCGTGACCGTGACTGGTCTGGAGCAGACGGACCGTCATGTCGATCTGCGCGTGGAGGGCACGCGAACCCCTCCAGCTGTCCTGCGGGCCCGGTACGTGGTCGCCGCCGACGGACGGCGCAGCACCGTCCGTGAGGCGGCCGGTCTTCCCTTCCCCGGCCGCACCTACGCGGCGACTTACCTGATGGGCGATTTCCCGGACGTGTCTGCGTACGGCCCGGACGCCGTGATTACCCTCAGTGCCGGCGGTGTGGTCGAATCATTCCCATTGCCCGGCGACCAGCGGCGCTGGGTGGCCCAGACGCCCGAGCTGCTGCCGGAGGCCACGCCCCAGCACCTCGGAGGGATCGTCGCGCAACGCACCGGCCTCCGCGTGCCTGCTGACGAGGCCACGATGCTCAGTGCCTTCGAGGTGCGGCGTCATCTGGCTCCGGGCTTCAGGGCGGGCCGGGTGCTGCTCGCTGGCGACGCGGCGCATGAGGTCAGTCCAATCGGCGGTCAGGGAATGAACCTCGGCTGGCTGGATGCCCGCGACCTTGCACCCAGGCTCGTGGCGGCGCTGGATGGCGACCCGCTGCCCCTCCGCGGGTACGGTGACCTACGGCGGCGATCCGCCCGGCGAGCCGCCCGGCAGGCGGAACTGAACATGTGGCTGGGCCGGCCCCTTCAGGGCCCCGAAGGTCAGCTGCGCGAGCGCATGATGGCTGGCCTGCTCGCCAGTCCGGCGAGCGCGCTCCTGGCCCGGGCATTCACCATGCGCGGCCTGTGA
- a CDS encoding helix-turn-helix domain-containing protein → MLKLYVLGHTYATLDGRPVRLSTKSLALLTYLALEGRPQHRDHMADLLWDSAGALRNLRVELSRLRQRGLDLFPPAQPMLELSVRTDLDDWLASDGDVGEAQLSTWLAVASTPALGGLDDVGTLAFRAWLDARRALIGQVIEEHLVSVRARLLERGGPRIRMIEAQMQRLEIPVAPLVAPPAPAPSALMFERPEVQARLLDALGRAGTAPHLILVEERAGSDVRDLMAEVAVRAGWQLLEVKASSDAELIASVLERQLSGLEPMGDTPSDPATSTRTEGVGRSLRRSWARLVARGLKLAVAIQVDSWLSEATVESVHYAMGLPGPLAIVLYGAGSVDQFHQHDLAAIDQRRVIRLPIPPLGVGEILAVLNRVERTLDPEQRLARATMIAQESEGWELFARSLISQPSDLTGPVSLPGEIREALLADVASLGPALRSALAKLATVHSPFDLDIARLLVGEDAAGVLDEAERRGLLVTAAAQEVVTMPLLRYQSSDQDDQLTLASEPLRAALSGTLTSTERRALRTKLAMFHLNTRPDAGLALYYAQRSARPDLAEAAQGLLAKTPPGQRMARPMVGTPSGHQAHPRLTDVQRLERRTGNGYRVVLEGGQLQVLRYGVHTRAPLLRLRWSSVPAGEWQFVGRIDVFREAPELGRTTSAFAVGVQFPDAPLAMYSTEAIWVAPDRADRPAGGQVPLGRWFRLSGRSEGGAVELQVRGLDVALTVALWHSGGQTLIPVPGLPGTAGSGVR, encoded by the coding sequence ATGCTGAAACTCTACGTGCTGGGCCACACCTACGCCACGCTGGATGGCCGGCCGGTCCGCCTGTCGACCAAATCCCTGGCCCTGCTCACCTATCTGGCGCTGGAGGGCCGCCCCCAGCACCGCGATCACATGGCGGACCTCCTGTGGGATTCAGCGGGCGCCCTGCGGAACCTCCGGGTGGAGCTCAGCCGCCTGCGGCAGCGTGGACTCGACCTGTTCCCACCGGCCCAGCCCATGCTGGAACTGAGTGTCCGCACGGACCTCGATGACTGGCTGGCCTCGGACGGCGACGTGGGTGAGGCGCAGTTGAGTACCTGGCTCGCGGTGGCCTCGACCCCAGCCCTGGGCGGCCTGGACGATGTGGGCACCCTGGCGTTCCGCGCGTGGCTGGATGCCCGGCGGGCCCTGATCGGTCAGGTGATCGAAGAACACCTGGTCAGCGTTCGCGCCCGCCTGCTGGAACGCGGAGGCCCGAGGATCAGGATGATCGAGGCCCAGATGCAGCGCCTGGAGATTCCCGTGGCGCCCCTGGTCGCCCCACCGGCGCCAGCGCCTTCTGCGCTGATGTTCGAACGCCCGGAGGTGCAGGCCCGGCTGCTGGACGCGCTGGGACGGGCCGGGACGGCGCCGCATCTGATCCTCGTGGAGGAGCGGGCCGGTTCGGACGTCCGAGACCTGATGGCGGAGGTGGCCGTCCGGGCCGGCTGGCAGCTGCTGGAGGTCAAGGCCTCCTCGGACGCCGAGCTGATCGCGTCGGTTCTGGAACGTCAGCTGTCCGGGCTGGAACCCATGGGTGACACCCCTTCTGACCCGGCCACATCAACGCGGACAGAAGGGGTGGGAAGGTCATTGCGCCGCTCCTGGGCGCGCCTGGTGGCCCGTGGTCTGAAACTGGCCGTGGCGATCCAGGTGGATTCCTGGCTGTCCGAGGCGACGGTCGAGAGCGTGCACTACGCGATGGGCCTGCCTGGGCCGCTCGCCATCGTGCTTTACGGGGCTGGGAGTGTCGACCAGTTCCACCAGCATGACCTGGCGGCCATCGACCAGCGCCGCGTGATCCGGCTGCCGATTCCGCCCCTGGGTGTGGGGGAGATCCTGGCGGTGCTCAACCGGGTCGAACGCACCCTCGACCCGGAGCAGCGGCTGGCACGGGCGACCATGATCGCCCAGGAGTCCGAGGGCTGGGAACTGTTCGCCCGCTCGCTCATCTCTCAACCCTCCGATCTCACCGGGCCGGTGTCCCTGCCCGGTGAAATTCGGGAGGCCCTTCTGGCCGATGTGGCCTCGCTCGGGCCTGCACTCCGGAGTGCCCTGGCCAAACTGGCGACGGTCCACAGCCCGTTCGACCTGGACATCGCCCGGCTGCTGGTCGGTGAGGACGCGGCGGGTGTCCTGGATGAAGCCGAGCGGCGTGGCCTGCTGGTCACGGCCGCCGCCCAGGAAGTGGTGACCATGCCGCTGCTGCGGTACCAGTCGAGCGATCAGGATGATCAGCTGACGCTGGCGAGCGAGCCGCTTCGGGCGGCGCTCTCCGGAACGCTCACAAGTACCGAGCGGCGCGCGCTGCGGACGAAACTGGCCATGTTTCATCTCAATACCCGGCCGGACGCCGGTCTGGCGCTGTACTACGCCCAGCGATCCGCCCGGCCGGATCTTGCGGAGGCGGCGCAGGGCTTGCTGGCGAAGACCCCGCCGGGACAACGGATGGCGAGGCCCATGGTGGGGACGCCCTCCGGGCATCAGGCCCATCCCCGGCTCACGGACGTGCAGCGTCTGGAGCGTCGAACCGGGAACGGGTACCGGGTCGTGCTGGAGGGTGGCCAGCTTCAGGTGCTGCGCTACGGCGTGCACACGCGGGCTCCCCTGCTGCGTCTGCGCTGGTCGAGCGTGCCCGCTGGCGAGTGGCAGTTCGTGGGCCGGATCGACGTGTTCCGTGAAGCGCCGGAGCTGGGCCGGACGACGTCAGCGTTTGCGGTGGGGGTGCAGTTCCCGGACGCCCCTCTGGCGATGTACAGCACGGAGGCCATCTGGGTGGCGCCGGACCGGGCCGATCGCCCGGCAGGTGGTCAGGTGCCTCTGGGCCGCTGGTTCAGGCTCTCTGGCCGCAGTGAGGGTGGTGCGGTCGAACTGCAGGTGCGCGGCCTCGATGTGGCCCTGACCGTGGCCCTGTGGCATTCGGGTGGACAGACGCTGATTCCCGTTCCGGGACTACCGGGCACAGCAGGTTCAGGGGTACGGTAG